The proteins below come from a single Bartonella schoenbuchensis R1 genomic window:
- the rsmG gene encoding 16S rRNA (guanine(527)-N(7))-methyltransferase RsmG, whose protein sequence is MTFLIEQKYQDLLNLVPSVSRETVENLMRFESLVIQWNKRINLISTATVPVLWTRHILDSAQIYPLHNQCLHWCDFGSGGGFPAIVIAIFLKNRKGGHIDLVESNGKKVAFLRTVIAHLDLPATVHHCRIEDVYQKINKPEVITARGLASLDVLLQLLSPLLTQKTIALFQKGRDYMTEIKNASANWRFDLLKHQSKIDTSSVILEISHVRSCKG, encoded by the coding sequence ATGACTTTCTTGATAGAACAAAAATATCAGGATCTCTTAAATCTAGTTCCTTCTGTTTCACGTGAAACGGTAGAAAATTTAATGAGATTCGAATCTCTTGTGATTCAATGGAATAAACGTATTAATTTAATATCTACTGCGACAGTACCAGTTTTATGGACGCGTCATATTTTAGATTCTGCTCAGATTTATCCTTTACATAATCAGTGTTTGCATTGGTGTGATTTTGGATCAGGAGGGGGTTTTCCCGCAATTGTTATTGCTATTTTTCTTAAAAATAGAAAAGGAGGACATATTGATTTGGTTGAAAGCAATGGAAAAAAAGTAGCTTTTTTACGAACAGTCATTGCTCATTTGGATCTTCCAGCAACAGTTCATCATTGTAGAATTGAAGATGTATATCAGAAAATAAACAAACCAGAGGTTATAACTGCGAGAGGTTTGGCTTCGCTCGATGTTCTTTTACAACTTTTATCTCCTCTGTTAACGCAAAAAACAATAGCTCTTTTTCAAAAAGGTCGGGATTATATGACAGAAATAAAAAATGCCTCTGCCAATTGGCGTTTTGATCTGCTAAAACATCAAAGTAAAATTGATACAAGTTCTGTTATCTTAGAAATTTCTCATGTTCGATCATGTAAAGGGTAA